A region of Curvibacter sp. AEP1-3 DNA encodes the following proteins:
- the ureC gene encoding urease subunit alpha, whose translation MATIGRRAYAEIFGPTTGDRVRLADTGLIIEVEKDYTLAAGSYGEEVKFGGGKTIRDGMAQSQRTRAEGAVDCVLTNALILDHWGIVKADIGLKGGRIVAIGKAGNPDTQPGVDIIIGPGTEIISCEGNIVTAGGIDCHIHFICPQQIEEALSSGVTTMMGGGTGPATGTFATTCTPGPWNIERMLQAADAFPMNLGYFGKGNASLPGALHEQINAGVIGLKLHEDWGSTPAAISNCLDVADETEIQVALHSDTLNESGFVENTIEATKGRGLCAFHTEGAGGGHAPDILKVVGQANFLPSSTNPTMPYTQNTLDEHVDMLMVCHHLDAGIAEDLAFAESRIRKETIAAEDILHDMGAISMMSSDSQAMGRVGEVIIRTWQTADKMKSQRGSLPEDSSRNDNFRVKRYVAKYTINPAISHGISHEVGSIEVGKWADLVIYKPAFFGVKPALILKGGFIAHAAMGDPNASIPTPQPVHYRPMFGSFGGALHRGSLTFVSQAGLNAGIKDRFGLAKNVAAVKNIRGVRKQHMVHNSYLPTMEIDAQTYSVRADGQLLTCEPALKLPMAQRYFLF comes from the coding sequence ATGGCAACCATCGGACGCCGCGCCTACGCGGAAATCTTCGGCCCCACCACTGGCGACCGCGTGCGCCTGGCAGATACTGGCCTGATCATTGAGGTCGAAAAAGACTACACCCTGGCTGCGGGCAGCTATGGCGAAGAGGTCAAGTTCGGCGGCGGCAAAACCATCCGCGATGGCATGGCGCAAAGCCAGCGCACCAGGGCGGAAGGTGCAGTGGACTGCGTGCTGACCAACGCCCTCATCCTGGACCACTGGGGCATCGTCAAGGCCGACATCGGCCTCAAAGGAGGGCGCATAGTGGCCATCGGCAAAGCCGGCAACCCTGACACGCAGCCGGGTGTGGACATCATCATCGGGCCGGGTACAGAGATCATCAGCTGCGAGGGCAACATCGTCACCGCAGGCGGCATTGACTGCCATATTCACTTCATCTGCCCGCAGCAGATTGAAGAAGCACTCTCCAGCGGCGTGACCACCATGATGGGTGGCGGCACGGGTCCAGCCACCGGCACCTTTGCCACCACCTGCACCCCCGGCCCATGGAACATAGAGCGCATGCTGCAAGCGGCCGATGCCTTCCCCATGAACCTGGGCTATTTTGGCAAGGGCAATGCCAGCCTGCCCGGCGCACTGCATGAGCAGATCAACGCCGGGGTGATTGGCCTCAAGCTGCATGAAGACTGGGGCAGCACGCCCGCAGCCATCAGCAACTGTCTGGATGTGGCTGACGAAACCGAGATTCAGGTAGCCCTGCACTCGGACACGCTCAACGAATCCGGCTTTGTGGAGAACACCATTGAAGCCACCAAGGGCCGTGGCCTGTGCGCCTTCCACACCGAAGGTGCAGGTGGCGGCCACGCCCCCGACATCCTGAAGGTGGTGGGCCAGGCTAACTTTCTGCCCAGCTCTACCAACCCCACCATGCCCTACACCCAGAACACGCTGGACGAGCATGTGGACATGCTGATGGTCTGCCACCACCTGGACGCGGGCATTGCCGAAGACCTCGCCTTTGCCGAGAGCCGCATCCGCAAGGAAACCATCGCCGCCGAAGACATCCTGCACGACATGGGCGCCATTTCCATGATGAGCAGCGACAGCCAGGCCATGGGCCGCGTGGGCGAAGTCATCATCCGCACATGGCAGACCGCCGACAAGATGAAGTCACAACGTGGCAGCTTGCCAGAAGACAGCAGCCGCAACGACAACTTCCGCGTTAAACGGTACGTCGCCAAGTACACCATCAACCCTGCGATTTCGCACGGCATCAGCCATGAAGTCGGCAGCATCGAAGTGGGCAAGTGGGCGGACCTGGTGATCTACAAACCCGCATTCTTCGGCGTCAAGCCAGCGCTGATTTTGAAGGGCGGCTTCATCGCCCACGCTGCCATGGGTGACCCGAATGCATCCATCCCCACACCGCAGCCGGTGCACTACCGCCCCATGTTCGGCAGCTTCGGCGGTGCGCTGCACCGCGGCTCGCTGACCTTTGTGTCGCAAGCGGGTTTGAACGCAGGCATCAAGGATCGTTTTGGCCTGGCGAAAAATGTGGCTGCGGTGAAAAACATCCGCGGGGTGCGCAAGCAGCACATGGTGCACAACAGCTACCTGCCCACCATGGAGATCGATGCACAAACCTACAGCGTGCGCGCCGACGGCCAGCTGCTGACCTGCGAGCCGGCGCTCAAGCTACCGATGGCACAGCGCTACTTTTTGTTCTGA
- a CDS encoding GNAT family N-acetyltransferase produces the protein MDIRIDDLQGAAIAALLQVHLDAMHQHSPPESVHALDLEALRHPSITFWTAWDGDALMGCGALKTHSATHAELKSMRTAAGHERKGVARALLRHIEAAAREKDVQHINLETGTNAPFFPAHRLYESEGFVECGPFADYQLDPYSRFMTKALT, from the coding sequence ATGGACATTCGCATCGATGACCTGCAGGGGGCGGCCATTGCCGCCCTGCTGCAAGTGCACCTGGATGCCATGCACCAGCACTCGCCACCTGAAAGCGTGCATGCCCTCGATCTGGAAGCCTTGCGCCACCCGTCTATCACCTTTTGGACGGCGTGGGACGGGGATGCCCTGATGGGCTGCGGTGCGCTCAAAACGCACAGCGCCACCCATGCAGAGCTCAAGTCCATGCGCACCGCCGCGGGCCATGAACGCAAAGGTGTGGCGCGAGCACTGCTGCGCCATATCGAAGCCGCCGCGCGTGAAAAAGATGTGCAGCACATCAACCTGGAAACCGGCACCAATGCACCGTTCTTCCCCGCCCACAGGCTCTATGAAAGTGAAGGCTTTGTGGAGTGCGGCCCGTTTGCCGACTACCAGTTAGACCCTTACAGCAGGTTCATGACCAAGGCCCTGACCTGA
- the ureE gene encoding urease accessory protein UreE, translating to MLQVSKCIPQGQGLAPVLVKRAATVELDWDVRQKSRFDATDSQGRQIGVFLPRGTVVRGGDVLVAEDGSLIVAKAAPQAVLKITHCANHGTPFDLIRAAYHLGNRHVPIELQHDHLKIEPDHVLADMLRAMHLIVNAVDEAFEPENGAYATGGHHGGHHHGHDHDDHGHGHEHGHSHVGHSHDHAPKPAATLRGIPVAVQTKPHVHGPDCNHGHDHGHDHHGDQ from the coding sequence ATGCTCCAAGTCTCCAAATGCATCCCTCAAGGCCAAGGCCTGGCACCGGTCCTCGTCAAGCGCGCCGCCACCGTCGAGCTGGACTGGGACGTGCGCCAGAAAAGCCGTTTTGACGCCACCGACAGCCAGGGCCGCCAGATCGGCGTGTTTCTGCCCCGTGGCACTGTGGTGCGCGGTGGCGATGTGCTGGTGGCCGAAGACGGCTCGCTCATCGTCGCAAAAGCCGCGCCGCAAGCAGTGCTGAAGATCACCCACTGCGCCAACCACGGCACGCCCTTCGACCTGATTCGCGCCGCCTACCACCTGGGCAACCGCCATGTACCCATCGAGTTGCAGCACGACCACCTGAAGATTGAGCCCGATCACGTGCTGGCCGACATGCTCCGCGCCATGCACCTGATAGTGAACGCGGTGGACGAGGCTTTCGAGCCCGAGAACGGCGCGTACGCCACAGGCGGCCACCATGGCGGTCACCACCATGGGCACGATCACGACGACCATGGGCATGGACATGAGCACGGGCATTCCCACGTCGGCCACAGCCATGACCACGCCCCCAAGCCCGCAGCGACTTTGCGCGGCATTCCTGTGGCGGTGCAAACCAAACCGCATGTGCATGGCCCGGACTGCAACCACGGTCACGACCATGGGCATGACCACCACGGCGACCAGTAA
- the ureG gene encoding urease accessory protein UreG, translating to MSALHHIANRTKTLPPLRVGIGGPVGSGKTTLLEMLCKAMRDQYDLVAITNDIYTKEDQRLLTVSGALPAERIMGVETGGCPHTAIREDCSINLEAIDRMLVDFPNADIVFVESGGDNLAATFSPELSDLTIYVIDVAAGEKIPRKGGPGITKSDLFVINKTDLAPHVGANLDVMRADTERMRNTPKGMKPFAMTNLKDLTGLKEVIAFIETKGMLKAG from the coding sequence ATGTCCGCACTCCACCACATCGCTAACCGCACCAAGACCCTCCCCCCTCTGCGTGTGGGCATAGGCGGCCCTGTAGGCTCCGGCAAAACCACTCTGCTGGAAATGCTGTGCAAGGCCATGCGCGACCAGTACGACCTGGTCGCCATCACCAACGACATTTACACCAAGGAAGACCAGCGCCTGCTCACCGTGAGCGGCGCCCTGCCCGCTGAACGCATCATGGGCGTGGAGACCGGCGGCTGCCCGCACACCGCCATCCGCGAAGACTGCTCCATCAACCTGGAAGCCATTGACCGCATGCTGGTGGACTTTCCCAACGCCGACATCGTGTTTGTGGAAAGCGGTGGCGACAACCTGGCCGCCACCTTCAGCCCCGAGCTCAGCGACCTGACCATTTATGTGATCGATGTGGCTGCCGGCGAAAAAATCCCCCGCAAAGGCGGGCCCGGCATCACCAAGAGCGATTTGTTCGTCATCAACAAAACCGACCTGGCCCCTCACGTAGGCGCCAACCTGGATGTGATGCGCGCCGACACCGAGCGCATGCGCAACACCCCCAAGGGCATGAAGCCCTTTGCCATGACCAACCTCAAAGACCTGACCGGCCTGAAAGAGGTGATTGCGTTCATCGAAACCAAAGGCATGCTCAAGGCCGGCTAG
- a CDS encoding MFS transporter, whose product MTTDASLPPLSALFKQQAFVRYWFARIAGIMGNQMLMVAVAWHMYDLTSSAWDLGLVGLFQFVPALVMTLPAGHVADRLHRGRIFAACMALQAGVALTLLSATLGNFASRELILLISVVLGLARAFQMPAQQALVALLVPTNLLGRAVALSSTGMEIAVISGPALGGLLYALGPTNVYICCTALMVLATGLILAVHYQHKPSNLAASWSTLFAGVRFVWERKLLLGASSLDLFAVLLGGATALLPIYARDILHTGPTGLGFLRAAPAVGALTMSLVITRWPLRRHVGKRLLSAVAVFGLATVLFGLSESFWLSLFALTVTGAADCISVVTRNTLVQLETPDEMRGRVAAVNSIFIGASNQLGEFESGATAAMWGPVGSVVVGGIGTMLVAGLWFKLFPALAHRDHMEPQGKR is encoded by the coding sequence ATGACCACCGACGCATCCCTTCCCCCACTCTCTGCGCTGTTCAAGCAGCAGGCCTTCGTCCGCTATTGGTTCGCCCGCATTGCCGGCATCATGGGCAACCAGATGCTCATGGTGGCGGTCGCTTGGCATATGTACGACCTGACCTCCAGCGCCTGGGACCTCGGGCTGGTGGGCTTGTTCCAGTTTGTGCCAGCACTCGTGATGACACTGCCCGCCGGGCATGTGGCCGACCGCCTGCACCGTGGCCGCATCTTTGCGGCCTGCATGGCCTTGCAGGCTGGCGTGGCGCTCACGCTGCTGAGCGCCACCTTGGGGAACTTCGCGTCCCGCGAACTCATCCTGCTTATCTCCGTCGTGCTCGGGCTGGCCCGCGCCTTCCAGATGCCGGCCCAGCAAGCCCTGGTGGCGCTGCTGGTCCCCACCAACCTGCTCGGCCGCGCTGTGGCGCTAAGCTCCACCGGCATGGAGATCGCGGTCATCAGTGGCCCGGCGCTGGGCGGGCTGCTCTACGCGCTAGGGCCCACCAACGTGTACATCTGCTGCACAGCGCTGATGGTGCTGGCCACCGGCCTGATTCTGGCGGTGCATTACCAGCACAAACCTTCCAACTTGGCCGCCAGTTGGTCTACCCTGTTTGCCGGCGTGCGCTTTGTGTGGGAACGCAAACTGCTGCTGGGTGCCAGCTCGCTGGACTTGTTTGCAGTTTTGTTGGGCGGCGCGACCGCCTTGCTGCCGATTTATGCGCGCGACATCCTGCACACCGGGCCTACGGGTCTGGGCTTTTTGCGCGCTGCGCCCGCAGTGGGCGCGCTCACCATGTCACTGGTGATCACCCGCTGGCCCTTGCGCCGGCATGTGGGCAAGCGCCTGCTGAGCGCCGTGGCGGTGTTCGGGCTGGCCACCGTGCTGTTCGGCTTGTCAGAATCGTTCTGGTTGTCCCTGTTCGCCCTCACCGTGACTGGTGCGGCAGACTGCATCAGCGTGGTCACCCGCAATACCCTGGTTCAGCTGGAAACACCGGACGAGATGCGCGGGCGCGTCGCCGCTGTCAACTCCATCTTCATCGGCGCCTCGAATCAGTTAGGTGAATTCGAGTCCGGCGCCACCGCGGCGATGTGGGGCCCCGTCGGCTCGGTAGTGGTGGGCGGCATCGGCACCATGCTGGTGGCGGGCTTGTGGTTCAAGCTGTTCCCGGCTTTGGCCCACCGCGACCACATGGAGCCCCAAGGCAAGCGGTAA
- a CDS encoding CBS domain-containing protein, which produces MFSVYGTAGQIFRGSLEELGKVAGIRRAARTRRIEALGLDAQDHSPLRFADVLNAPAHEAPATDIAHRTALAAYGEVSKPAQTRQPLTRVADIMSHEVVTVPDTSTIEQAWALLNQHGIAQAPVVSAEGVLVGLLTRAELTRAEHLPRADAHALVWRAFLAQSVQDVMWTPVPSVAADTDIRRLARVLLDTGLPGLPVVDEAGAVQGFVSRSDILRAVVADPPLDLWT; this is translated from the coding sequence ATGTTTTCGGTTTACGGTACAGCAGGGCAGATATTCCGGGGCTCGCTCGAAGAGTTGGGTAAGGTAGCCGGCATACGCCGCGCTGCACGCACCCGCCGCATCGAAGCGCTGGGGCTGGATGCCCAGGACCATAGCCCTCTGCGCTTTGCCGATGTGCTGAACGCTCCTGCCCACGAAGCGCCCGCAACCGACATTGCGCACCGGACGGCGTTGGCAGCCTATGGCGAGGTTAGCAAACCTGCACAGACCCGCCAGCCCTTGACCCGGGTGGCCGACATCATGAGCCACGAGGTGGTGACGGTGCCTGACACCTCCACCATCGAGCAAGCCTGGGCACTGCTCAACCAGCATGGCATTGCGCAGGCCCCCGTGGTGTCTGCAGAGGGTGTTTTGGTGGGGCTGCTCACCCGTGCGGAGTTGACCCGTGCGGAGCATCTGCCACGGGCGGATGCCCATGCGCTGGTATGGCGCGCCTTTCTGGCGCAAAGCGTGCAGGACGTGATGTGGACCCCGGTGCCCAGCGTGGCCGCTGATACCGACATCCGCCGGCTTGCGCGCGTGCTGTTGGATACGGGCTTGCCCGGTTTGCCGGTGGTGGACGAGGCGGGTGCGGTGCAGGGGTTCGTGTCCCGCTCCGATATCTTGCGGGCCGTGGTGGCCGACCCGCCGCTGGACCTGTGGACTTGA
- the hemW gene encoding radical SAM family heme chaperone HemW translates to MIPITPVAEGAAAVQRDIQHYMRPGSLQFSALPPLSLYVHLPWCIKKCPYCDFNSHEQAKDGLQEKRYIDAVIADLEAALPLIWGRNIHSIFIGGGTPSLFSPESIDRLLGDIRARLRLEADCEITMEANPGTFEKDRFKAFRGAGVTRLSIGVQSFNDTHLKALGRVHDRAQALAAVEEAAASFDTFNLDIMYALPGQTQAQLDEDLATALQFQPPHISIYHLTIEPNTYFAKYPPQIPEDDTAYAMLDRITEATAAAGMDRYEVSAYARQGHRCFHNVNYWQFGDYLGIGAGAHSKLSFAHRVVRQVRFRDPARYMEQALAGHAVAQDDEVARADLPFEYMLNALRLRNGFGLRDFTERTGLAITAIQKGLEEAERKGLIERDFARVRPTVKGFDFLSDLQEIFLSNPD, encoded by the coding sequence ATGATTCCCATCACGCCCGTTGCCGAGGGCGCTGCCGCGGTGCAGCGCGACATCCAGCATTACATGCGTCCCGGTAGTTTGCAGTTCAGCGCGCTGCCGCCTTTGTCTTTGTACGTTCACCTGCCGTGGTGTATCAAAAAGTGCCCTTACTGCGACTTCAATTCCCACGAGCAGGCCAAAGATGGCCTTCAAGAGAAGCGCTACATCGACGCAGTAATCGCCGACCTCGAGGCCGCTCTGCCCCTGATCTGGGGGCGCAACATCCACAGTATCTTCATCGGTGGCGGCACGCCCAGCCTGTTTTCGCCCGAGTCGATTGACCGCTTGTTGGGCGACATCCGTGCCCGGTTGCGGCTGGAGGCAGACTGCGAAATCACCATGGAGGCCAACCCCGGCACCTTTGAGAAAGACCGATTCAAAGCCTTTCGCGGTGCTGGCGTGACGCGACTCTCTATCGGAGTGCAAAGCTTCAACGATACCCACCTGAAAGCCCTGGGTCGGGTGCATGACCGCGCGCAGGCACTAGCCGCGGTGGAAGAGGCAGCTGCCTCGTTCGATACCTTTAATCTCGACATCATGTACGCCCTGCCGGGGCAGACGCAGGCGCAGCTCGATGAAGACCTGGCCACCGCGCTGCAGTTCCAGCCGCCGCACATCTCGATCTACCACCTGACCATCGAGCCCAACACCTACTTCGCCAAGTACCCGCCGCAGATCCCCGAGGACGACACGGCCTACGCCATGTTGGACCGCATCACCGAGGCCACCGCTGCGGCCGGGATGGACCGGTACGAGGTGTCGGCCTATGCCCGCCAAGGACACCGCTGTTTTCACAACGTCAACTACTGGCAGTTCGGCGACTACCTGGGTATAGGCGCCGGCGCGCACAGCAAGCTCAGCTTTGCCCACCGGGTGGTGCGGCAGGTGCGCTTCCGCGATCCGGCCCGCTACATGGAGCAGGCGCTGGCCGGCCATGCGGTGGCCCAAGACGACGAAGTGGCTCGGGCCGATTTGCCGTTTGAGTACATGCTCAATGCCTTGCGCCTGCGCAATGGTTTCGGGCTACGCGACTTTACCGAGCGCACCGGTCTGGCCATTACCGCCATCCAAAAGGGGCTGGAAGAAGCCGAGCGCAAAGGCCTGATTGAGCGGGACTTTGCCCGCGTGCGTCCGACGGTCAAAGGCTTCGACTTTTTGAGTGACTTGCAGGAAATTTTCCTGTCCAATCCGGACTGA
- the rdgB gene encoding RdgB/HAM1 family non-canonical purine NTP pyrophosphatase, which produces MKIVLASNNQGKLAELNAMFAPLGCELVRQGDLGVPESPEPFRTFIENALAKARNAAQHTGLPALADDAGLCVDAFGGLPGVDTAYYATQFGYAKGDDNNVKALLEQMKDVTNRRAVLVSTLVAVRSVDDPEPLVAVGRVVGQIAPEPVGSNGFGFDPVMWIPEFGQTFAQLPVEVKNAHSHRGRAAAAMATLIRSNWLGA; this is translated from the coding sequence ATGAAGATTGTTCTTGCATCCAATAACCAGGGCAAGCTCGCCGAGCTCAATGCCATGTTCGCCCCGCTGGGCTGTGAGCTGGTACGCCAGGGCGACCTGGGCGTGCCAGAGTCGCCCGAGCCATTTCGCACTTTTATTGAAAACGCACTGGCCAAGGCGCGCAACGCAGCCCAGCACACCGGCTTGCCCGCGCTGGCCGATGACGCCGGTTTGTGTGTAGACGCCTTCGGCGGCTTGCCGGGTGTGGACACGGCCTACTACGCCACCCAGTTCGGCTACGCCAAAGGGGACGACAACAACGTCAAAGCCCTGCTGGAGCAAATGAAGGACGTGACCAACCGCCGCGCTGTACTGGTGAGCACCTTGGTCGCCGTGCGCAGTGTGGACGACCCCGAGCCGTTGGTTGCCGTGGGTCGCGTGGTCGGGCAGATTGCGCCTGAGCCGGTGGGCAGCAACGGCTTCGGCTTCGACCCGGTGATGTGGATCCCAGAATTCGGCCAGACCTTTGCCCAGCTGCCGGTGGAGGTGAAAAACGCCCATAGCCACCGTGGCCGTGCGGCTGCTGCCATGGCTACCCTGATCCGTTCCAACTGGCTCGGAGCCTGA
- the rph gene encoding ribonuclease PH: protein MTAFVRQGARAADALRPVRITRHFTMHAEGSVLIEFGNTKVLCTASVEEKVPPHKRGSGEGWVTAEYGMLPRATHSRSDREAARGKQTGRTQEIQRLIGRSLRAVFDLEKLGERTIQLDCDVIQADGGTRTAAITGAFVAAQDAVNGLLAAGKITETPITAAVAAISVGIVEGTPLLDLEYTEDSACDTDMNVVMTGAGHFVEVQGTAEGVVFTRAEMDQLLTLAEKGVGELMLLQQQALSK from the coding sequence ATGACAGCATTTGTCCGCCAAGGCGCTCGCGCCGCCGATGCACTGCGCCCGGTGCGCATCACCCGCCACTTCACCATGCACGCTGAGGGCTCGGTGTTGATTGAGTTCGGTAACACTAAGGTGCTGTGCACCGCGTCGGTCGAAGAAAAAGTGCCTCCACACAAGCGCGGCAGTGGAGAAGGTTGGGTCACCGCCGAATACGGCATGCTGCCCCGTGCCACCCACAGTCGCAGCGACCGCGAGGCTGCCCGCGGCAAGCAGACCGGCCGTACCCAGGAGATTCAGCGGCTGATTGGCCGCTCGCTGCGCGCAGTGTTCGATCTGGAGAAACTGGGCGAGCGCACCATTCAGCTCGATTGCGATGTGATCCAGGCCGACGGCGGCACCCGCACCGCAGCCATCACTGGCGCCTTTGTGGCCGCGCAAGATGCGGTCAATGGCCTCTTGGCGGCCGGCAAGATCACCGAGACGCCCATCACTGCGGCTGTGGCGGCCATCAGCGTCGGCATTGTGGAAGGCACGCCCTTGCTGGACCTGGAGTACACCGAAGACTCCGCCTGCGATACCGACATGAATGTGGTGATGACCGGTGCCGGCCACTTTGTAGAAGTGCAGGGCACCGCCGAAGGTGTGGTCTTCACCCGCGCCGAGATGGACCAACTGCTGACGCTGGCTGAAAAAGGCGTGGGTGAACTCATGCTGTTGCAGCAGCAGGCACTATCAAAATAA
- a CDS encoding PP2C family protein-serine/threonine phosphatase: protein MKFSVFQISRKGGREKNEDRMGYCYTKSSGLFLLADGMGGHPEGEVASQMALQVISALYQKEAHPELMDVREFFNKAILAAHRQILRYAAERNLPDTPRTTLVAAVLQGGAAHWVHCGDSRLYFVRQGELLARTRDHSYAEQRDMERPNGAPVGFNRNVLFTCLGSPTRPVFDVTGPVPLHQGDRIMLCSDGLWGPMQDSDIVYHLSQKPVGESAPDLVEEAMLKGGPHCDNVTVIAMEWETPDSFESTKGTISTDSISEGVFASTVQAAWADSEVDDLDDAAIERSIAEINEAIRRSAARKL from the coding sequence ATGAAGTTTTCCGTCTTCCAGATCAGCCGCAAAGGGGGGCGTGAGAAGAACGAAGACCGCATGGGCTACTGCTACACCAAGTCGTCCGGCCTGTTTTTGCTGGCGGATGGCATGGGCGGGCACCCTGAGGGCGAAGTCGCTTCCCAAATGGCCTTGCAGGTAATCTCGGCGCTGTATCAGAAAGAAGCGCACCCAGAGCTGATGGATGTGCGCGAGTTTTTCAACAAAGCCATTCTGGCTGCCCACCGCCAAATCCTCCGGTATGCGGCTGAGCGCAACTTGCCGGATACGCCTCGTACAACGTTAGTGGCAGCGGTGCTGCAAGGTGGCGCCGCGCATTGGGTGCACTGCGGTGATTCGCGTTTGTACTTTGTGCGCCAGGGTGAGCTGCTTGCCCGCACGCGGGACCATTCGTACGCTGAACAACGTGACATGGAACGCCCCAACGGTGCACCGGTCGGCTTCAACCGAAACGTGCTGTTCACTTGCTTGGGCTCACCGACCCGCCCGGTGTTTGATGTGACGGGGCCGGTGCCCTTGCACCAGGGCGACCGCATCATGCTGTGCTCTGACGGCTTGTGGGGGCCCATGCAGGACAGCGATATCGTCTATCACCTGTCCCAAAAGCCGGTGGGTGAATCCGCCCCCGATCTGGTGGAAGAGGCCATGCTCAAGGGCGGCCCGCATTGCGATAACGTCACCGTGATTGCTATGGAGTGGGAGACACCGGACAGCTTCGAGTCCACCAAGGGCACGATCTCGACCGACAGCATCAGCGAAGGCGTATTTGCTTCCACAGTGCAAGCCGCGTGGGCGGACTCGGAGGTGGATGACTTGGACGACGCGGCCATTGAGCGTTCGATCGCCGAGATCAACGAAGCCATTCGCCGCTCGGCTGCCCGCAAGCTTTGA
- a CDS encoding serine/threonine protein kinase produces MSKVKPAPLPPDTTIGGYRIIRKVAAGGFGLVYLALDSEGQQVAVKEYLPSSLATRAPGELLPQVQSEKLSLYRLGLKSFFEEGRSLAQISHPSVVSVLNFFRENETVYMVMNYLEGAALQDFIVTARDQKKSKVFRESTIRSLFDEILRGLRIVHQHKMLHLDIKPANIFITDDNRSVLIDFGAAREVLSKEGNFIRPMYTPGFAAPEMYRRDASMGPWTDIYAIGACIYACMQGYPPNEAPQRLEKDRITTSLARLRGVYSDNLIEVVEWCMSLDPLSRPQSVFALQKELSREGERRYTKLTVTEKVRMQFDSMVSETKKTVMGGATAPAAGKPK; encoded by the coding sequence ATGTCAAAGGTCAAGCCAGCGCCCCTCCCCCCGGATACCACGATAGGCGGCTACCGCATCATCCGCAAAGTTGCGGCCGGCGGTTTCGGGCTGGTCTATCTGGCTTTGGATTCCGAAGGCCAGCAGGTTGCGGTCAAGGAATATCTTCCTTCTTCGCTCGCTACCCGCGCTCCCGGCGAACTGCTGCCTCAAGTGCAGTCCGAAAAGCTGTCGCTTTACCGCCTGGGCCTGAAAAGCTTTTTTGAAGAAGGCCGTTCGCTCGCGCAGATCTCTCACCCTTCTGTGGTGAGTGTGTTGAATTTTTTTCGCGAGAATGAAACTGTTTACATGGTGATGAACTACCTGGAAGGTGCTGCCCTTCAGGACTTCATCGTGACTGCGCGTGACCAAAAAAAGAGCAAGGTGTTCCGCGAGTCCACCATCCGTTCTCTGTTTGATGAAATCCTGCGCGGATTGCGCATCGTGCACCAGCACAAGATGCTGCACCTGGACATCAAGCCTGCCAATATTTTTATTACCGACGACAACCGCTCCGTGTTGATCGACTTCGGCGCCGCACGCGAAGTGCTGAGCAAAGAAGGTAACTTCATACGCCCGATGTACACCCCGGGTTTTGCAGCCCCTGAGATGTACCGGCGCGATGCTTCCATGGGCCCGTGGACAGATATTTACGCCATCGGCGCCTGTATCTATGCCTGCATGCAGGGCTATCCGCCCAATGAAGCGCCTCAACGCCTGGAAAAGGATCGCATCACCACCTCCTTGGCGCGACTCCGTGGCGTGTATTCCGATAATTTGATCGAGGTGGTGGAGTGGTGCATGTCCCTCGACCCCTTGTCGCGTCCGCAGTCTGTGTTTGCCTTGCAAAAGGAGTTGTCGCGCGAGGGTGAACGCCGCTACACCAAACTCACCGTGACCGAGAAGGTGCGCATGCAATTTGACTCCATGGTGTCGGAAACCAAAAAAACTGTTATGGGCGGAGCAACCGCACCTGCGGCAGGTAAGCCGAAATGA